In the genome of Defluviitalea raffinosedens, one region contains:
- a CDS encoding Hpt domain-containing protein, whose amino-acid sequence MDTMFQLYMEDTEEMLQKAEECLIRLEMEYSSVEINELFRIAHTIKGSSHMVGYEDIGNIMHKIEDMLDCARNGFILFDQDIVSLCFKGLDIVKQMLEYKKEGSGEVPKDLMDEALMINEDVGALIRFGKKEEKSVVVKQPGTGIVSSLLNKKVKGRNKYYITFFIEEDAPMVSPVLLMILKSVEDIGSLAYSSVTDSFFSELSGTNEIKTFDCILCTDMEEAELYAYFDLFYVERINVVDLTRNKLEGNDYFFNSSDHTFYIIILEIFIRLYHLLFNRSKEIKINGEEPNIIKSLYSIESLYSEAVNACDRMKNKDKLNLFIKDLNEFLTFITKMYKRENAIAEELYSNIQFQMLNLSKRAYNYAKGKYLFRILKPEKTDFINKLNDFSEKVNKSTTLVIFIDLSQLDILYENEVKTLIEFKNCMENYGLEIGIIVKGIYARRIINIFDSIKSIEKFNIFQSESDALLGILYSSDFYYRMLKRIDNGQLK is encoded by the coding sequence ATGGATACCATGTTCCAGTTGTATATGGAAGATACAGAGGAAATGCTTCAAAAGGCAGAGGAATGTCTTATTCGCCTGGAAATGGAATATTCATCTGTAGAGATTAATGAACTGTTTAGAATCGCTCATACAATTAAAGGATCTTCTCACATGGTAGGGTACGAGGATATTGGAAATATTATGCACAAAATAGAGGATATGCTTGATTGTGCAAGAAACGGTTTCATCTTGTTTGACCAAGACATCGTGTCTCTATGTTTTAAAGGCTTGGATATTGTTAAGCAGATGCTGGAATACAAAAAAGAAGGTTCCGGAGAGGTGCCAAAGGATCTTATGGATGAAGCTTTAATGATTAATGAAGACGTTGGAGCTCTTATCAGATTCGGTAAAAAGGAAGAAAAATCAGTTGTGGTAAAACAGCCAGGTACAGGAATTGTGTCAAGCCTTTTGAACAAAAAGGTTAAAGGTAGAAATAAGTATTATATTACTTTTTTTATTGAAGAAGATGCACCTATGGTCTCTCCTGTACTTTTAATGATCTTAAAAAGTGTTGAGGATATTGGTTCCCTTGCGTATTCCAGTGTAACGGACAGTTTCTTTTCCGAATTATCTGGTACGAATGAAATCAAAACTTTTGATTGTATTCTATGCACAGATATGGAAGAAGCTGAACTGTATGCTTATTTTGACTTGTTTTATGTTGAAAGGATCAACGTAGTAGATCTAACCCGAAATAAGCTGGAAGGAAATGATTACTTTTTTAACAGTAGCGATCATACTTTTTATATTATTATTCTAGAAATTTTTATAAGACTATATCATTTGCTTTTTAATAGATCAAAGGAAATTAAAATAAATGGGGAAGAACCTAACATAATAAAGTCACTATACAGCATAGAGTCTTTATACAGTGAAGCGGTTAACGCCTGTGACAGAATGAAAAATAAAGATAAACTCAACCTATTTATCAAGGATTTAAATGAGTTTCTCACTTTTATTACTAAAATGTATAAAAGAGAAAACGCTATTGCTGAAGAACTGTATTCCAATATTCAATTTCAGATGTTGAATCTGAGTAAAAGAGCTTATAATTATGCAAAAGGAAAGTATTTGTTTAGAATTTTAAAACCAGAAAAGACAGATTTTATTAATAAATTGAATGATTTTAGTGAAAAAGTCAATAAATCTACAACTTTAGTTATTTTTATTGATCTAAGTCAACTGGATATTTTATATGAAAATGAGGTAAAAACTCTCATTGAGTTTAAAAATTGTATGGAAAATTATGGTTTAGAAATAGGGATTATTGTAAAGGGAATTTATGCCAGAAGAATAATTAACATTTTTGATTCAATAAAATCCATTGAAAAATTTAACATATTTCAATCTGAATCGGATGCCCTTTTGGGAATTCTTTATTCCAGTGATTTTTATTATAGAATGCTTAAAAGGATTGACAACGGACAACTAAAATAA
- a CDS encoding chemotaxis protein CheW — protein MLSKIYIEDIDVVKVFINECMECLQGFEKEVLKLEVRSEDMNLLSQILEKVKRIKRESSFVGISGIVRLSHEIEVILEAIRDKKATVDTGLIDSLLSCIDFLDAYIKGMHEKLKEYALDDENGLYLENEDHQKEEQLVDNLRLAYENCKNREDQESKIYNKDSEEKEIEILQSEEFKKGLTEGIKEQFLIESMENIDKIENDLLMKLDSNSDDREAISELFRMIHSIKGGASMYLASLPSQNPEYFSLKKLSEVVHTFESLLVLIRDKGFKFENNLIDLSFLVIDYLKSIMSSIISEEFIDLHNDDILDEIKGCISRIKSVPGDTTNSAVINQLQSNKIDITKSSVSQTIRVNQEKIDQVMNMISELFIAKNSFMHIAKRLNIDYDLPEMSKEVKQVGAYINRISDELQNAIMSIRMIEIKTVFQRMPRIVRDIAQSTGKKMELYMEGENTELDKTIIEQISDPLVHLIRNAADHGIELPEERLTKGKSETGKIVLRAYNKNKHVFIEIEDDGAGMDTETLKNKAIEKGLITSTDAEKMNRNQLLNLIFLPGFSTAKQITEISGRGVGMDIVKSNIAKLNGAIMIESEMDKGTKMIIQLPLSLAVSHGLIVEASGENYIIPLEYIIETVKIDRNSIHKYSGKYFTCLRGNVIRIEWLCQIFMTGERNADQEELNAVILSNGAENFAIVVDKLKNEQEFVVKTLDGHLAAIPGISGSTLLGNGQVVLIVNPLDLLQLM, from the coding sequence ATGTTGAGTAAAATCTATATAGAAGATATTGATGTAGTTAAAGTGTTTATTAATGAATGTATGGAATGCCTTCAAGGATTTGAAAAGGAAGTTCTGAAGCTTGAAGTGAGATCTGAAGATATGAATTTGCTTAGTCAAATCCTTGAAAAAGTTAAAAGAATTAAGAGGGAGTCTTCTTTTGTAGGGATATCAGGCATTGTAAGATTAAGCCATGAGATAGAAGTTATATTGGAGGCCATAAGGGATAAAAAAGCAACTGTTGATACAGGACTTATTGATAGCTTACTTTCCTGTATAGATTTCTTAGATGCTTATATAAAAGGGATGCATGAGAAATTAAAAGAATATGCCCTGGATGATGAAAATGGTCTGTACCTGGAAAATGAAGATCATCAGAAAGAAGAACAGTTAGTTGATAACTTGAGACTCGCATATGAAAACTGTAAAAACAGGGAGGATCAAGAAAGCAAAATTTATAATAAAGATTCAGAGGAGAAAGAGATTGAAATTTTACAGTCAGAAGAGTTTAAAAAAGGTTTGACGGAAGGAATAAAAGAGCAGTTTCTGATTGAAAGCATGGAAAATATCGATAAAATCGAGAATGATTTGCTTATGAAGCTTGATAGCAATAGTGATGACAGGGAAGCCATCAGTGAATTATTTAGAATGATTCACAGTATTAAAGGCGGGGCATCAATGTATCTTGCATCATTACCCTCTCAAAACCCGGAATACTTCTCTTTAAAAAAGTTATCCGAAGTTGTGCATACTTTTGAAAGCCTGTTGGTATTGATAAGAGATAAAGGATTTAAATTTGAAAATAATCTCATTGATTTAAGTTTTTTAGTAATAGATTATTTAAAGTCCATAATGAGTTCTATTATTTCTGAAGAATTCATTGATTTACATAATGATGATATACTGGATGAAATTAAAGGATGTATTTCACGAATTAAATCTGTCCCCGGCGATACTACAAACTCTGCAGTCATAAACCAGCTGCAATCCAATAAAATAGATATAACCAAATCAAGCGTTTCACAGACTATTAGAGTTAATCAAGAAAAAATTGATCAAGTGATGAATATGATTTCTGAGCTTTTTATAGCTAAGAATTCATTTATGCATATTGCTAAAAGATTAAATATAGATTATGACTTGCCTGAAATGTCGAAAGAAGTTAAGCAAGTGGGAGCATATATAAACAGAATTTCAGATGAACTTCAAAATGCAATTATGTCCATAAGAATGATAGAAATCAAGACGGTTTTTCAAAGAATGCCCAGGATTGTACGGGATATAGCGCAGAGTACGGGGAAAAAAATGGAGTTATATATGGAGGGCGAAAATACAGAGCTAGATAAAACAATTATCGAGCAAATTAGTGATCCTTTAGTGCATTTAATACGTAATGCTGCAGATCACGGCATTGAACTTCCAGAAGAGCGGTTGACAAAAGGGAAATCGGAGACAGGAAAGATTGTACTACGAGCTTACAATAAAAATAAACATGTGTTTATTGAGATTGAAGATGATGGTGCGGGAATGGATACTGAAACTTTAAAAAACAAAGCAATCGAAAAAGGGCTGATCACCAGCACAGACGCTGAAAAGATGAACCGCAATCAATTATTGAATCTTATTTTTCTTCCTGGTTTTAGTACTGCCAAACAGATTACAGAGATATCCGGTCGGGGCGTGGGCATGGATATCGTTAAAAGTAATATTGCTAAACTCAATGGTGCTATAATGATTGAAAGCGAAATGGATAAAGGAACAAAAATGATTATTCAATTACCTCTTTCATTGGCTGTTTCTCATGGTTTGATTGTAGAAGCTTCTGGAGAAAACTATATTATTCCTTTGGAATACATAATCGAAACAGTAAAAATAGATAGGAACAGTATTCATAAGTATAGCGGAAAATATTTTACATGTTTAAGAGGAAATGTGATTAGAATTGAATGGCTCTGCCAGATCTTTATGACTGGCGAGAGGAATGCTGATCAAGAAGAGTTGAATGCAGTGATCTTGTCCAATGGGGCCGAAAATTTTGCAATTGTTGTGGACAAGTTAAAAAATGAACAGGAATTTGTGGTAAAAACATTGGATGGGCATCTGGCTGCCATTCCTGGGATATCTGGTTCCACTCTGCTGGGAAACGGACAGGTGGTTTTAATTGTAAATCCTTTAGATCTACTGCAGCTTATGTAA
- a CDS encoding response regulator transcription factor translates to MKYKYKVLIADADEKILSTLKNHLEQQNYEVEVTQSAKNAFEKVKSDKYHIALIDIDLPEMSGIELLREIKSFDALIQVIMMAENSTMDKILNALEYGANDYIQKTLSDVEYITQIINYSVEKLERWRKSIIQIIK, encoded by the coding sequence ATGAAGTATAAATACAAAGTTCTGATAGCAGATGCAGATGAAAAAATACTAAGCACTCTAAAAAATCATCTGGAACAGCAAAACTATGAAGTTGAAGTTACTCAAAGTGCCAAAAATGCTTTTGAGAAAGTTAAAAGCGATAAATACCATATTGCATTGATAGATATAGATTTGCCTGAAATGAGCGGAATTGAGCTTTTAAGGGAGATCAAAAGTTTTGATGCTTTAATACAGGTTATAATGATGGCAGAAAATTCTACTATGGATAAAATATTGAACGCCCTTGAATATGGGGCCAATGACTATATACAGAAAACTCTTTCGGATGTAGAGTATATCACACAGATTATAAATTATTCTGTGGAGAAACTGGAGAGGTGGAGGAAATCCATTATTCAAATAATAAAATAA
- a CDS encoding CheR family methyltransferase produces MILSDELFHKFIKLIYKKTGIYYERNKKYYVEKRIGKCAESLEMDNLNEYYMMLKFSDDSSEFDRLINELTVNETYFFRDFPQLRNFAEDVLPIVVREKGDRKKIKIWSAACSTGEEPYTISIILQEMLEHPEKWEIEILASDINTEVLKSARIGIYESRAVRDVPPEYLEKYFTRMQDRYLVNLSVRKPVSFKRINLMDQNEMNVVKGCDFIFCRNCLIYFDDESRKSVLDSFYESLNPGGFIFLGHSESVGRFSSAYKVQRIGDTIVYSRPKQYYGEKDLPVNDAQIARYSY; encoded by the coding sequence ATGATATTATCTGATGAATTATTTCATAAATTCATAAAATTGATTTATAAAAAAACAGGAATATATTATGAGCGGAATAAAAAATATTATGTAGAAAAAAGGATCGGAAAGTGTGCGGAATCCCTTGAGATGGACAATTTAAATGAGTATTATATGATGCTGAAATTTTCGGATGATTCATCTGAGTTCGATAGATTAATTAATGAGCTAACGGTGAATGAAACTTATTTTTTTCGTGATTTTCCTCAATTGCGCAATTTTGCAGAGGATGTGTTACCTATAGTTGTTAGAGAGAAAGGTGACAGAAAAAAAATAAAAATATGGAGTGCGGCATGCTCCACAGGTGAAGAACCTTATACCATTTCTATTATTCTTCAGGAGATGCTTGAGCATCCTGAAAAATGGGAAATTGAAATACTTGCTTCTGATATTAATACTGAAGTATTGAAAAGTGCGAGAATTGGCATCTATGAAAGCAGAGCTGTAAGGGATGTACCTCCTGAATATTTGGAGAAATATTTTACAAGGATGCAAGACAGGTATCTTGTCAATCTGAGTGTAAGAAAACCTGTTTCTTTTAAACGGATTAATCTGATGGATCAAAATGAAATGAACGTTGTTAAAGGGTGTGATTTTATTTTCTGTCGGAATTGCTTGATCTATTTTGATGATGAGTCGAGAAAAAGTGTTCTGGATAGTTTCTACGAATCTTTAAATCCCGGAGGATTTATTTTTCTAGGACATTCGGAATCCGTAGGAAGATTCTCATCTGCCTATAAAGTTCAAAGAATAGGAGATACAATAGTTTATTCCAGGCCAAAACAGTATTATGGAGAAAAAGATTTGCCTGTAAATGATGCTCAAATAGCAAGATACTCTTACTAA
- a CDS encoding protein-glutamate methylesterase/protein-glutamine glutaminase, with product MTDKIKVLIVDDSALMRKALKEIVMTDPSLEVIGTARNGQDAIDKVYELKPDVITMDINMPVMDGLTSMQHILNEDPDIPVLMVSSLTEEGALITFEALELGAFDYVTKPSGTVSSNIHIVGREIIQKIKVAHKSKSKKSIKDKFRRRDGTIAIAKKTAPIIKTPIITSPDLSKIVLIGISTGGPRTLMEVLPMLPQDLQAAVIIIQHMPPSFTSSFAKRLDSACQLPIKEAEPGDILQNGRGYLAPGGYQLLVRKEGILRLSNNPQTIFMPSVNVTMESALDTFGAKKVIGVLMTGMGDDGADAMVKIRKAGGVTIAEDESTAVVFGMPREAIERDGAEIVVPSYKIADEIIKAVKKF from the coding sequence GTGACCGACAAAATAAAAGTATTGATTGTAGATGATTCAGCTCTTATGAGAAAAGCTCTGAAGGAAATTGTTATGACTGATCCGAGCCTTGAAGTGATTGGAACAGCGAGGAACGGACAGGATGCCATCGATAAGGTGTACGAGTTAAAACCGGACGTGATTACAATGGACATCAATATGCCTGTTATGGATGGTCTGACATCTATGCAGCATATTTTGAACGAAGATCCAGATATACCTGTTTTGATGGTGAGTTCACTTACTGAAGAAGGAGCATTGATAACTTTCGAAGCACTTGAGCTTGGTGCCTTTGATTATGTTACTAAACCTTCAGGAACTGTATCTTCTAATATACATATTGTCGGAAGGGAAATAATTCAAAAAATTAAAGTGGCTCATAAATCCAAAAGCAAGAAAAGTATCAAAGACAAATTTAGGAGGCGTGACGGCACTATCGCTATAGCAAAGAAAACAGCACCTATAATTAAAACGCCCATAATCACTAGTCCAGACCTTTCAAAAATTGTTCTCATAGGTATTTCTACTGGCGGTCCTCGTACACTGATGGAAGTTCTTCCGATGCTTCCGCAGGATTTACAGGCTGCAGTAATCATCATACAGCACATGCCGCCGTCATTTACCTCTTCTTTTGCAAAAAGACTGGATAGTGCCTGCCAGCTTCCAATTAAGGAAGCAGAACCAGGAGATATCCTTCAAAATGGAAGAGGATATCTGGCTCCGGGAGGATATCAACTATTGGTAAGAAAAGAGGGGATACTTCGTCTTTCCAACAATCCTCAAACAATTTTTATGCCATCGGTGAATGTAACGATGGAATCTGCACTAGACACTTTTGGCGCTAAAAAGGTGATCGGCGTATTAATGACCGGAATGGGAGATGATGGGGCAGATGCTATGGTAAAGATTAGAAAAGCTGGTGGCGTTACCATAGCTGAGGATGAGTCTACAGCAGTGGTTTTCGGTATGCCAAGAGAAGCAATCGAAAGAGATGGCGCTGAGATTGTAGTGCCCTCTTATAAGATAGCGGATGAAATCATAAAAGCCGTTAAAAAATTTTAG
- a CDS encoding chemotaxis protein CheW: protein MATGINNASFTERQLVTFLLGEDEFGTDIMDVKEIIRVPDITRVPNAPVYVEGACNLRGNILPIIDGRTWFNLERKNRDENSRVLVIDVDGKATGVIVDKVSEVMRVNIADIEAPPEIIRNVDLDYLNGVVKLENGNRLVMLLDVVKALSVNNAQKEEIKEQNESLQKNSAILGSSNNESIDEEQLVSFLLGKEEYAIGIMKVKEIIRTPQIVKVPNCEEYIEGVVSIRNNLLPIINLRTCFGMEHLEVNDHTRILVVDMGSFTAGIMVDKVLEVLRVPSSIIQSPPRFSTQSEDQLKGVAKLDQGKRMILMLEPSKLISADVISGISGTDGIYKEDSDGKSIGKQLIDEEQLVTFKIDSVEYGVKIANVQEINRMTEVTKIPRAPYCIEGIVNLRGNVIPALNLRKLFNLPEKSITDATRIIIIDHNGKRTGIVVDSVSEVLRFEKTLIEAPPDTLSNGVDSDYVEGVGKLNDGKRMILILDISKILTLC from the coding sequence ATGGCTACTGGTATAAACAATGCCAGCTTTACAGAGCGCCAGCTAGTTACCTTCCTGCTTGGAGAGGATGAATTCGGGACTGATATTATGGATGTAAAGGAAATTATCAGGGTTCCTGATATCACAAGAGTGCCGAATGCTCCAGTCTATGTTGAAGGTGCGTGCAATTTAAGAGGAAATATTTTGCCAATCATCGATGGGAGGACCTGGTTTAATCTAGAGAGAAAAAATAGGGATGAAAACAGTAGGGTGCTCGTCATAGATGTAGATGGCAAAGCAACAGGAGTAATTGTAGATAAAGTATCGGAAGTAATGAGGGTAAATATTGCAGACATAGAGGCACCACCAGAAATTATAAGAAATGTGGATTTAGACTATTTAAACGGTGTTGTAAAGCTGGAGAATGGAAACAGGCTTGTCATGCTTTTGGATGTTGTAAAGGCATTAAGTGTTAACAACGCCCAAAAGGAAGAGATAAAAGAGCAGAACGAAAGTTTGCAAAAGAACAGTGCGATCCTAGGCAGCAGTAATAATGAGTCTATCGATGAGGAACAATTAGTTTCCTTTCTCCTAGGTAAAGAGGAATATGCCATTGGGATTATGAAGGTTAAAGAAATTATCCGCACACCTCAGATCGTGAAGGTTCCAAACTGTGAAGAATACATAGAAGGAGTAGTTTCTATACGCAATAACTTGTTGCCTATAATAAACTTAAGGACATGTTTTGGAATGGAACATCTGGAAGTTAACGATCACACCAGAATCCTGGTGGTGGATATGGGCAGTTTTACTGCGGGAATTATGGTGGATAAGGTTTTAGAAGTTTTGAGAGTCCCCTCAAGTATTATTCAGTCTCCACCGAGATTTTCCACTCAAAGCGAGGATCAGCTCAAAGGAGTGGCAAAGTTGGATCAAGGTAAGCGTATGATTTTGATGCTTGAACCTTCAAAATTAATTTCTGCTGATGTAATCAGTGGAATCAGCGGAACTGATGGAATTTACAAAGAGGATAGTGATGGAAAGAGCATTGGGAAACAACTGATTGATGAAGAGCAGCTGGTAACTTTTAAAATAGATTCTGTGGAATATGGGGTTAAGATTGCTAATGTTCAGGAAATCAACAGGATGACGGAAGTAACCAAAATACCCAGGGCTCCATACTGCATTGAAGGAATTGTAAATTTAAGAGGAAATGTAATACCTGCACTGAATTTAAGAAAACTATTCAATCTTCCAGAAAAATCAATTACTGATGCCACACGGATTATTATCATTGATCATAATGGAAAGAGAACGGGAATTGTGGTTGATTCGGTTTCGGAAGTACTTAGATTTGAAAAGACCTTGATAGAAGCCCCACCTGATACATTAAGCAATGGGGTTGACAGTGATTATGTGGAAGGCGTTGGAAAACTTAATGACGGTAAACGAATGATATTGATTTTGGATATTAGTAAAATACTAACTTTGTGTTAA